The genome window aattggaatgtcaacagaatgattacaaatttattatttcaccctaaaaataagaacataaattaatcaatttatacaatagatagtaagtatcactaaaattttatagtacacactaaatataagaattccacatcaacaataaacaaagtaccatacatctgaattccacatcaacaccagatagcaaatgatcacaattacataaaaacaagagatcaacaagaaatccCATGCTTGGAATGACCCGGTTCTGATTCAGAAGCTACCTGAGTCTGGCCTTCTCCTGTAACATGGACAGGGaaggaagttggtgcaaactgtatctgggtttagttgataaggggagagatgagattccacaaaagagagagaaagattaACGCAAGCCATGACTTGCAGATGCCATTGAGGACCATTTGGTCTTTTATCGGAAGACGGGTGAATATCTGCTCCCCTACGAGATGCTCAGGGAGATTGCTAAGAGAGATCAtgatttgtagagataaatttagcaatgagagatataatactGGAAATGAGAAGAGATAATTTAGGAGCGGTGGCTCTTTGCCCCAGAtgtattatacatacatatatatatatatatatatatatacaacaaccttgctaggttaattaagctagacCGAAAGTCCAAACTAGGCCCAAACTAAATTTctaactgtatttttatttttggaacatgCCTGCAGGCATGtctattaaaaaagtatttatatgtttaccttaatgtataaatttttttatttaaaaattcttaaactgtttcttttatattataattaatatttaatacaaaaattaattgtatacattactgagattataaaaactcttttAATACTACCTAAGtcgctaaattacttaatttgtaaagcactttaattatatatcttattaaattatttatttgaccttttaactgtatatttattttcGAACATGCCCAAAAAATCTGttgaaagtatttatttgtttaccttaatgtataaaattttattatttcaaatttctaagttatttaatttatattattaatattttattaaacttattgtatatcttaccgagattataaaaacacctttaatattaattaagtcattatattaatttgtaaagcgttttcaacacatattttattaaattatttatttaactctTTAATGAATGGTCATAGACAAAAACTTTTAGTGATAGcattcattattaatttatattttctaatattaatattaaatttaatgtcactttaattacttttattgtgGTTATGGCAGTGATCTAATACTCGGAATGAGAGATATAAGTCTAGGCAGTGGTTCTTTACTCCACATATatagcattttaaaacaaatcctattaaattatttatttgacccttTAAAGAATAacgataaatcaaaaaaaatattttgtttgtttgcgcCAGAATCCTAGCACTTAGAAATAGTAGATACAACAGAAAGTCATTTCCGGCGTTTATATGTGCTTTTCCATCATAAAGTTGGCGTGCAAACTTTTCCGTCATAAGAAATGTCATAAAGGCTGGTTTGTTGCAATTAGTTTATAATGGGAAAAATGGTTTAGTTTAGTTACATGGTCAAGTACTAATTTTACCTataccaacaaatcattatcttgttgaattatgttgggaacttctttatgaatttccagatttgaaataggaattggaatgtcaacagaatgattacaaatttattatttcaccgtaaaaataagaacataaattaatcaatttatacaatagatagtaagtatcactaaaattttatagtacacactaaatataagaattccacatcaacaataaacaaagtaccatacatctgaattccacatcaacaccagatagcaaatgatcacaattacataaaaacaagagatcaacaagaaatccCATGCTTGGAATGACCCGGTTCTGATTCAGAAGCTACCTGAGTCTGGCCTTCTCCTGTAACATGGACAGGGaaggaagttggtgcaaactgtatctgggtttagttgataaggggagagatgagattccacaaaagagagagaaagattaACGCAAGCCATGACTTGCAGATGCCATTGAGGACCATTTGGTCTTTTATCGGAAGACGGGTGAATATCTGCTCCCCTACGAGATGCTCAGGGAGATTGCTAAGAGAGATCAtgatttgtagagataaatttagcaatgagagatataatactGGAAATGAGAAGAGATAATTTAGGAGCGGTGGCTCTTTGCCCCAGAtgtattatacatacatatatatatatatatatatatatatacaacaaccttgctaggttaattaagctagacCGAAAGTCCAAACTAGGCCCAAACTAAATTTctaactgtatttttattttggaaCATGCCTGCAGGCATGtctattaaaaaagtatttatatgtttaccttaatgtataaatttttttatttaaaaattcttaaactgtttcttttatattataattaatatttaatacaaaaattaattgtatacattactgagattataaaaactcttttAATACTACCTAAGtcgctaaattacttaatttgtaaagcactttaattatatatcttattaaattatttatttgaccttttaactgtatatttatttttcgaacATGCCCAAAAAATCTGttgaaagtatttatttgtttaccttaatgtataaaattttattatttcaaatttctaagttatttaatttatattattaatattttattaaacttattgtatatcttaccgagattataaaaacacctttaatattaattaagtcattatattaatttgtaaagcgttttcaacacatattttattaaattatttatttaactctTTAATGAATGGTCATAGACAAAAACTTTTAGTGATAGcattcattattaatttatattttctaatattaatattaaatttaatgtcactttaattacttttattgtgGTTATGGCAGTGATCTAATACTCGGAATGAGAGATATAAGTCTAGGCAGTGGTTCTTTACTCCACATATatagcattttaaaacaaatcctattaaattatttatttgacccttTAAAGAATAacgataaatcaaaaaaaatattttgtttgtttgcgcCAGAATCCTAGCACTTAGAAATAGTAGATACAACAGAAAGTCATTTCCGGCGTTTATATGTGCTTTTCCATCATAAAGTTGGCGTGCAAACTTTTCCGTCATAAGAAATGTCATAAAGGCTGGTTTTGTTGCAATTAGTTTATAATGGGAAAAATGGTTTAGTTTAGTTACATGGTCAAGTACTAATTTTACCTataccaacaaatcattatcttgttgaattatgttgggaacttctttatgaatttccagatttgaaataggaattggaatgtcaacagaatgattacaaatttattatttcaccgtaaaaataagaacataaattaatcaatttatacaatagatagtaagtatcactaaaattttatagtacacactaaatataagaattccacatcaacaataaacaaagtaccatacatctgaattccacatcaacaccagatagcaaatgatcacaattacataaaaacaagagatcaacaagaaatccCATGCTTGGAATGACCCGGTTCTGATTCAGAAGCTACCTGAGtctgttggaataatcttaaatataattgtttttattgttttaaaatttcagtataAGTCTGGTAGTTTAGTATAATGCATGTTTGAATGAGTCGTGGAGAGCGTTTAGGAGAAGTTAGTAGTATAACTGTTGTAGGAGTCGTGGGTGTACCTGTTTTAGTGGCCTTGTTTTTAGCCATCACTCCTTATCTGCATTCTATATATTGTACTGCATGAATCAATGACAAGATAGAGCTTCACGTATTATTGTTCTCAGTTTCTTATACATTCAACACCTATCTGTACATATGCACACTTTGTTTTACAacacttggtatcagagccttgTGTTTAGGTCATTGTATGCCTAAATATCAACCCAAACACACAAACGTAACCATGGAAAcaatcaaaacaaaagaaaGTTCTGTGGGTTTAAACTACCCGATGCTTACCAGAAGTAACTACACAACATGGTCCCTCAAAATGAAAGTGTTTATGAAGGCGCAAGGAGTTTGGGGAGCAATCGAACAAAAGGATCCTAAAGTAGCCGTGGATGAAAGAACGGTGCAGATGGCTCTTGCAGCGATATATCAAGGTGTGCCAGAGGATATATTGCTGACCATTGCTGACAAAGAAACTGCTAAGGAAGCTTGGGAGGCAATTAAAACAATGTGCATGGGAGTGGAACGTGTAAAGGAGGCAAAGGTGCAAACATTGAAGGGAGAATTCGAGTCTCTTGTGATGAAGGAATCAGAAAAAATAGATGATTTTTGTATGAAGCTGAGCGGCATTGTGACCAATATCCGGGTACTTGGAGAAACGCTGGAAGAATCGAGTGTGGTAAGGAAAATATTACGTGCTGTTCCTGACAAGTTCCTTCAAATAGCTTCAAATATCGAGCAATTTGGAGATATGAAAGCTATGACAATTGAAGAAGTAGTGGGTCGACTTAAGGCTCATGAAGAAAGAATGAAAGGCAAGTGTGAGAGTGGAGGAGAACAACTTCTTCTGACTCAGAAATGGAAGACAAGAGGTCAAGGAGGAGCACATGGCAGAAATGGTGGACgtgacaaaaataaaattaagtgttATAATTGCAACATCTTTGGACACTACGCTTCAGAATGTAATAAACCACCACGAGACAGGGAGCAGAGACAAGAAGCTAACCTCACACAGATGGAGGATGATGAGCCAGCTTTGTTATAAACAGAAGTATGGAGCCAAACGGGCAGATAAAAGTGCCAGATGGGCAAGATAAATGTGCCAGATGGGCAAGAAAAAAAGGGTCAGATGGGCAGAATTTCTGAAAGCCAAATGGGCTGAGTTTAAGTGTCAAATGGACAGAGAATTTGAAAGCCAAACGGGCAAGGATGAAAGTCAGACGGGCTAAACCAAATGGGTTGATGACAAATTTAAGATTAAGGGGGtgattgttggaataatcttaaatataattgtttttattgttttaaaatttcagtataAGTCTGGTAGTTTAGTATAATGCATGTTTGAATGAGTCGTGGAGAGCGTTTAGGAGAAGTTAGTAGTATAACTGTTGTAGGAGTCGTGGGTGTACCTGTTTTAGTGGCCTTGTTTTTAGCCATCACTCCTTATCTGCATTCTATATATTGTACTGCATGAATCAATGACAAGATAGAGCTTCACGTATTATTGTTCTCAGTTTCTTATACATTCAACACCTATCTGTACATATGCACACTTTGTTTTACAACAGAGTCTGGCCTTCTCCTGTAACATGGACAGGGaaggaagttggtgcaaactgtatctgggtttagttgataaggggagagatgagattccacaaaagagagagaaagattaACGCAAGCCATGACTTGCAGATGCCATTGAGGACCATTTGGTCTTTTATCGGAAGACGGGTGAATATCTGCTCCCCTACGAGATGCTCAGGGAGATTGCTAAGAGAGATCAtgatttgtagagataaatttagcaatgagagatataatactGGAAATGAGAAGAGATAATTTAGGAGCGGTGGCTCTTTGCCCCAGAtgtattatacatacatatatatatatatatatatatatatatatatatatatatatatatatatatatatatatacaacaaccttgctaggttaattaagctagacCGAAAGTCCAAACTAGGCCCAAACTAAATTTctaactgtatttttatttttggaacatgccaggcatgtctattaaaaaagtatttatatgtttaccttaatgtataaatttttttatttaaaaattcttaaactgtttcttttatattataattaatatttaatacaaaaattaattgtatacattactgagattataaaaactcttttAATACTACCTAAGtcgctaaattacttaatttgtaaagcactttaattatatatcttattaaattatttatttgaccttttaactgtatatttatttttcgaacatgcccaaaaatctgttgaaagtatttatttgtttaccttaatgtataaaattttattatttcaaatttctaagttatttaatttatattattaatattttattaaacttattgtatatcttacagagattataaaaactcctttgatattaattaagtcaatatattaatttgtaaagcgttttcaacacatattttatcaaattatttatttaaccctttaatgaatggtcatagaccaaaaattttagtgatagcatttattattaatttatattttttaatattaatattaaatttaatgtcgctttaattacttttattgtggttatggcgtgatctaatactcggaatgagagatataattctaGGCGGTGGTTCTTTGCTCCAAATATatagcattttaaaacaaatcctgttaaattatttatttgacccttCAAAGAATGAcgacaaatcaaaaaatttattttatttgtttgcgtCAGAATGCTAGCACTTAGAAATAGTATATACAACACAAAGTCATTTCACAGGCTTTATGTGTGCTTTTCCATCATAAAGTTGGTGTGCAAACTTTTATTTCGTAAGAAATGTCTTAAAATCCGGTTTTGttgcaatttgtttataataggaaaaattgtttagtttagttacatggtaaagtactaattttacctataccaacaaatcattatcttgtcgaattatgttgggaacttctttatgaatttcaagatttgaaataggaattggaatgtcaacaatgattacaaatttattatttcaccctaaaaataagaacatcaattaatcaatttatacaaTAGATAGTAggtatcactaaaattttatagtacacagtaaatataagaattccacatcaacaataaacaaagtaccatacatctgaattccacatcaacaccagatagcaaatgatcactattacataaaaacaagagatcaacaagaaatccCATGCTTGGAATGACCGGGTTCTGATTCAGAAGCTACCTAAGTCTGGCCTTCTCATGTAACAGGGAGAGGGAAGAAAGTTGGTGCAAACTGTATCTGGGTTTAGTTGATAAGAGGAGAGATGGGATTCcacaaaagagagagaaagattaACGCAAGACATGACTTGCAGATGCCGGTGAAGACCATTAGGTCTTTGATCGGAAGACGGGTGAATATCTGCTACCCTACGAGATGCTCAGGGAGATTGCTAAGAGAGGTCAtgatttgtagagataaatttagcaatgagagatataatactGGAAATGAGAAGAGATAATTTAGGAGCGGTGGCTCTTTGCTCCAGATGTATTATGAACAaattccatgtagtccacatatttacccTAGTAGCGTAgtccacatatgttctgcaactatataaTGGTATAAAAATAtggcaaaatgtgttattttgcaaatcatgttctataaacatcattattttgttaaaaattttgacaatcctaaacattttacaagttaaacactgAAAAACATATTCTTCTGCAAAACaggttaagtttgcagaacatatttacatattacagaacatatgtgttctacttgtcgaaaataaatgattttaaatatttttcatgaaatagtgatatttatagaatgtatttcacaaaattacaagtttcatacattttgcaatgtttttataccATTATacagttgcagaacatatgtggtctacggtactacggtaaatatgtggactataTGGaacttaacatatatatatatatatatatatatatatatatatatatatatatatatatatatatatagagagagagagagagagatatacaACAACCTTGctaggttaattaagctagGCCGAAAGTCCAAACTACTCATTTGGCCCAAACTAAATTTctaactgtatttttatttttggaacatgCTAGGCAAGtctattaaaaaagtattaatatgtttaccttaatgtataattttttttatttacaaattctcaaattgtttcttttatattataattaatatttattacaaaaattgtataccttactgagattataaaaactcccTTAATATTAGCTAAGtcgctaaattacttaatttgtaaagcactttgattatatatcttattaaattatttatttgaccttttaactgtatatttatttttcgaacatgcccaaaaagtctattgaaagtatttatttgtttaccttaatgtataaaattttattatttcaaatttctaagttatttaatttatattattaatattttattaaacttattgtatatcttaccgagattataaaaacacctttaatattaattaagtcattatattaatttgtaaagcgttttcaacacatattttattaaattatttatttaactctTTAATGAATGGTCATAGACAAAAACTTTTAGTGATAGcattcattattaatttatattttctaatattaatattaaatttaatgtcactttaattacttttattgtgGTTATGGCAGTGATCTAATACTCGGAATGAGAGATATAAGTCTAGGCAGTGGTTCTTTACTCCACATATatagcattttaaaacaaatcctattaaattatttatttgacccttTAAAGAATAacgataaatcaaaaaaattattttgtttgtttgcgcCAGAATCCTAGCACTTAGAAATAGTAGATACAACAGAAAGTCATTTCAGGCGCTTTATATGTGCTTTTCCATCATAAAGTTGGCGTGCAAACTTTTCCGTCATAAGAAATGTCGTAAAGGCTGGTTTTGTTGCAATTAGTTTATAATGGGAAAAATGGTTTAGTTTAGTTACATGGTCAAGTACTAATTTTACCTataccaacaaatcattatcttgttgaattatgttgggaacttctttatgaatttccagatttgaaataggaattggaatgtcaacagaatgattacaaatttattatttcaccgtaaaaataagaacataaattaatcaatttatacaatagatagtaagtatcactaaaattttatagtacacactaaatataagaattccacatcaacaataaacaaagtaccatacatctgaattccacatcaacaccagatagcaaatgatcacaattacataaaaacaagagatcaacaagaaatccCATGCTTGGAATGACCCGGTTCTGATTCAGAAGCTACCTGAGTCTGGCCTTCTCCTGTAACATGGACAGGGaaggaagttggtgcaaactgtatctgggtttagttgataaggggagagatgagattccacaaaagagagagaaagattaACGCAAGCCATGACTTGCAGATGCCATTGAGGACCATTTGGTCTTTTATCGGAAGACGGGTGAATATCTGCTCCCCTACGAGATGCTCAGGGAGATTGCTAAGAGAGATCAtgatttgtagagataaatttagcaatgagagatataatactGGAAATGAGAAGAGATAATTTAGGAGCGGTGGCTCTTTGCCCCAGAtgtattatacatacatatatatatatatatatatatat of Daucus carota subsp. sativus chromosome 3, DH1 v3.0, whole genome shotgun sequence contains these proteins:
- the LOC135151491 gene encoding uncharacterized protein LOC135151491; the protein is METIKTKESSVGLNYPMLTRSNYTTWSLKMKVFMKAQGVWGAIEQKDPKVAVDERTVQMALAAIYQGVPEDILLTIADKETAKEAWEAIKTMCMGVERVKEAKVQTLKGEFESLVMKESEKIDDFCMKLSGIVTNIRVLGETLEESSVVRKILRAVPDKFLQIASNIEQFGDMKAMTIEEVVGRLKAHEERMKGKCESGGEQLLLTQKWKTRGQGGAHGRNGGRDKNKIKCYNCNIFGHYASECNKPPRDREQRQEANLTQMEDDEPALL